Proteins from a single region of Strix aluco isolate bStrAlu1 chromosome 5, bStrAlu1.hap1, whole genome shotgun sequence:
- the LOC141923761 gene encoding uncharacterized protein LOC141923761 isoform X1: MATPEFSSYNRMGMFEELCKGADPREMTAKGGRQTFDTLWQPSAGGDKTSRLEALCHDLTERLAQVEKEISKKRVWSDSVDTRLQFLESCHRQRAASGHYKMQETSNPDPPYQEGHKSYQEAFPGGVTQKELQEKEEYKKLKEKIRELEARNKDLLSKAVGMHKYSENMNDPSRLSAVLQMYDMLRLHDWEKLRSSTISYLTYKDASSVIKKLFDACEKDVQQRTINISEAPVIPPLNDTMTNSKQRMMQEIRSTFRYSYFGSSEYYTKIIRQAGIDLKTVLQRQFALQCCKIYCLLLLQDPPVKAVWNLQESSMPYIEHVDKKICEHWRKPAFLWPVMKCGEQVIVKGVVWDEK, encoded by the exons ATGGCCACACCTGAGTTTTCTTCCTACAACAGAATGGGGATGTTTGAAGAACTGTGTAAGGGCGCTGATCCTAGAGAGATGACTGCAAAAGGCGGCAG acaAACATTTGACACCTTGTGGCAACCATCAGCCGGTGGAGACAAGACTTCAAGGCTGGAGGCCTTATGTCATGATCTGACAGAAAGGCTGGCAcaggtggaaaaagaaataag caAGAAAAGAGTTTGGTCTGACTCTGTTGATACTCGACTACAATTTCTGGAGAGTTGCCACAG GCAGCGTGCTGCATCTGGTCATTACAAGATGCAGGAGACCAGCAACCCTGATCCTCCTTACCAGGAGGGACACAAGAGCTATCAGGA aGCATTTCCTGGAGGGGTCACCCAAAAAGAGCTTCAGGAGAAAGAAGAATATaagaagctgaaagagaagaTCAGAGAGCTAGAGGCGAG AAACAAAGACCTGTTGTCTAAAGCAGTGGGCATGCACAAGTACTCTGAGAACATGAATGACCCTTCACGTTTgtctgctgtgctgcagatgtATGACATGCTCAGGCTACATGACTGGGAAAAACTCAGGAGCTCCACAATCTCCTATTTGACTTACAAAGATGCCAGCAGCGTAATTAAG AAGCTGTTTGATGCCTGTGAGAAAGATGTACAGCAGAGAACAATTAACATATCTGAAGCTCCTGTCATTCCACCTTTGAATGACACTATGACCAACAGCAAACAG AGGATGATGCAAGAGATAAGGAGTACCTTCAGGTATTCCTATTTTGGAAGTTCAGAGTATTACACCAAAATTATCAGG CAAGCTGGCATTGACCTAAAAACGGTCCTTCAAAGACAGTTTGCGCTGCAGTGCTGCAAAATTTATTGTTTGCTGCTTCTTCAGGACCCACCGGTTAAAGCTGTGTGGAACCTACAGGAAAGCTCAATGCCATATATAGAGCATGTGGACAAGAAAATCTGTGAGCACTGGAGAAAACCAGCATTTCTATGGCCCGTAATGAAATGTGGGGAACAAGTCATTGTGAAAGGTGTGGTCTGGGATGAAAAGTAG
- the LOC141923761 gene encoding uncharacterized protein LOC141923761 isoform X2, with translation MATPEFSSYNRMGMFEELCKGADPREMTAKGGRQTFDTLWQPSAGGDKTSRLEALCHDLTERLAQVEKEISKKRVWSDSVDTRLQFLESCHRQRAASGHYKMQETSNPDPPYQEGHKSYQEAFPGGVTQKELQEKEEYKKLKEKIRELEARNKDLLSKAVGMHKYSENMNDPSRLSAVLQMYDMLRLHDWEKLRSSTISYLTYKDASSVIKRMMQEIRSTFRYSYFGSSEYYTKIIRQAGIDLKTVLQRQFALQCCKIYCLLLLQDPPVKAVWNLQESSMPYIEHVDKKICEHWRKPAFLWPVMKCGEQVIVKGVVWDEK, from the exons ATGGCCACACCTGAGTTTTCTTCCTACAACAGAATGGGGATGTTTGAAGAACTGTGTAAGGGCGCTGATCCTAGAGAGATGACTGCAAAAGGCGGCAG acaAACATTTGACACCTTGTGGCAACCATCAGCCGGTGGAGACAAGACTTCAAGGCTGGAGGCCTTATGTCATGATCTGACAGAAAGGCTGGCAcaggtggaaaaagaaataag caAGAAAAGAGTTTGGTCTGACTCTGTTGATACTCGACTACAATTTCTGGAGAGTTGCCACAG GCAGCGTGCTGCATCTGGTCATTACAAGATGCAGGAGACCAGCAACCCTGATCCTCCTTACCAGGAGGGACACAAGAGCTATCAGGA aGCATTTCCTGGAGGGGTCACCCAAAAAGAGCTTCAGGAGAAAGAAGAATATaagaagctgaaagagaagaTCAGAGAGCTAGAGGCGAG AAACAAAGACCTGTTGTCTAAAGCAGTGGGCATGCACAAGTACTCTGAGAACATGAATGACCCTTCACGTTTgtctgctgtgctgcagatgtATGACATGCTCAGGCTACATGACTGGGAAAAACTCAGGAGCTCCACAATCTCCTATTTGACTTACAAAGATGCCAGCAGCGTAATTAAG AGGATGATGCAAGAGATAAGGAGTACCTTCAGGTATTCCTATTTTGGAAGTTCAGAGTATTACACCAAAATTATCAGG CAAGCTGGCATTGACCTAAAAACGGTCCTTCAAAGACAGTTTGCGCTGCAGTGCTGCAAAATTTATTGTTTGCTGCTTCTTCAGGACCCACCGGTTAAAGCTGTGTGGAACCTACAGGAAAGCTCAATGCCATATATAGAGCATGTGGACAAGAAAATCTGTGAGCACTGGAGAAAACCAGCATTTCTATGGCCCGTAATGAAATGTGGGGAACAAGTCATTGTGAAAGGTGTGGTCTGGGATGAAAAGTAG